The following are from one region of the Amedibacterium intestinale genome:
- a CDS encoding FeoA family protein, protein MKLVDGLEDKEYIIKTIDTDDEEMKSFLFTLGCYEGEPITIISRLKGGCVVSIKDSRYNIDNALASIINV, encoded by the coding sequence ATGAAGTTAGTCGATGGATTAGAAGATAAAGAATACATTATAAAAACGATTGATACAGATGATGAAGAAATGAAATCTTTTTTATTTACTTTAGGCTGCTATGAAGGAGAACCCATTACAATCATTTCACGTTTGAAGGGTGGTTGTGTGGTATCTATAAAGGATAGCCGATACAATATTGACAATGCTCTTGCCAGTATCATCAATGTTTAA